The following proteins are co-located in the Streptomyces sp. NBC_01198 genome:
- a CDS encoding undecaprenyl-diphosphate phosphatase: MSAIGIGQAVILGIVEGVTEFLPVSSTGHLKLVEGLMNIKVDDDAVVGFTAVIQVGAIAAVFVYFFKDIMRFVSAWLRGLTNKRERDNHDYKFTWWVIYSTIPIVVVGLAAKPLIDGPLGSLWVVALSLIGGSIVMWAAEQMARFKRGEQDVTLKDAMYVGSAQILALLFPGFSRSGATISTALIRDLDRMAATRLSFFLGLPALTGAGLYELKDATGGGVSGGALAVGTLVSFVVAYASIAWLLRFVARHSFNAFVIYRIVVGLILIGLLATNVLDA; encoded by the coding sequence ATGAGTGCCATCGGCATCGGCCAGGCCGTCATCCTCGGAATCGTGGAAGGAGTGACCGAGTTCCTGCCGGTCTCCTCCACCGGCCATCTGAAGCTGGTCGAGGGCCTGATGAACATCAAGGTGGACGACGACGCGGTCGTCGGCTTCACCGCGGTGATCCAGGTCGGTGCCATCGCGGCGGTGTTCGTCTACTTCTTCAAGGACATCATGCGGTTCGTCAGCGCGTGGCTGCGCGGGCTGACGAACAAGAGGGAGCGCGACAACCACGACTACAAGTTCACCTGGTGGGTGATCTACTCCACGATCCCGATCGTGGTCGTCGGCCTGGCGGCCAAACCGCTGATCGACGGTCCGCTCGGCTCGCTGTGGGTGGTCGCCCTGTCGCTGATCGGCGGCAGCATAGTGATGTGGGCCGCGGAGCAGATGGCCAGGTTCAAGCGCGGTGAGCAGGACGTGACGCTCAAGGACGCCATGTACGTCGGCTCCGCGCAGATCCTGGCGCTGCTCTTCCCCGGTTTCTCGCGCTCCGGGGCGACCATCTCCACCGCGCTGATCCGCGACCTGGACCGGATGGCGGCCACCCGGCTGTCGTTCTTCCTCGGCCTGCCCGCGCTCACCGGCGCCGGGCTGTACGAGCTCAAGGACGCCACCGGCGGCGGGGTGAGCGGCGGCGCGCTCGCGGTCGGCACCCTGGTGTCGTTCGTGGTCGCCTACGCCTCCATCGCGTGGCTGCTGCGTTTCGTCGCGCGGCACTCCTTCAACGCCTTCGTGATCTACCGGATCGTGGTCGGCCTCATCCTGATCGGGCTGCTGGCGACCAACGTGCTGGACGCCTGA
- a CDS encoding Gfo/Idh/MocA family protein, which translates to MSTTASHSSLRTAIAGAGMIGRVHLDAVRRTGAPVVGISASSPARAKEAAAALGVERAFDSSEELVTSDDVDVVHICTPNDAHAGLAELALRAGKHVVCEKPLTTSSATADALAALAAESGRVAAVPFVYRYHPMAAEARARVLDGRAGDVRLLHGHYLQDWLSEPGDTNWRVDAVAGGPSRAFADIGSHWCDLVEWVTGHRISELTAATRTLPRDGGLPATEDAVLLLFRTDRGASGTVTVSQISPGRKNRLWFEVDGSATSLAFDQENPETLFVGSRGENAAVQRDPAVLSRAAARLSVVPGGHPMGYLDCFAAFVRDVHAAVREDGTGGAFPTFDDAARMVRLTEAVLESAADRSWKEVS; encoded by the coding sequence ATGTCAACGACCGCGTCGCATTCGTCGCTGCGTACGGCGATCGCCGGCGCGGGGATGATCGGGCGTGTGCATCTGGACGCCGTGCGCCGTACGGGCGCACCGGTGGTCGGTATCAGCGCTTCCAGTCCGGCACGGGCGAAGGAAGCCGCTGCCGCGCTCGGCGTGGAGCGGGCCTTCGACAGCTCGGAGGAACTGGTCACCAGCGACGACGTGGACGTGGTGCACATCTGCACGCCCAACGACGCGCACGCCGGCCTGGCCGAGCTGGCGCTGCGGGCCGGCAAGCACGTGGTCTGCGAGAAGCCGCTGACCACCTCGTCGGCCACCGCGGACGCGCTGGCGGCGCTCGCGGCGGAGTCCGGCCGGGTGGCCGCGGTGCCCTTCGTCTACCGCTACCACCCGATGGCGGCCGAGGCGCGGGCCCGGGTGCTCGACGGCCGGGCCGGCGACGTACGCCTGCTGCACGGGCACTACCTGCAGGACTGGCTGTCCGAGCCGGGCGACACCAACTGGCGGGTGGACGCGGTGGCCGGCGGCCCGTCCCGGGCCTTCGCCGACATCGGCTCGCACTGGTGCGACCTGGTCGAGTGGGTGACCGGCCACCGGATCAGCGAGCTGACCGCGGCGACCAGGACGCTCCCCAGGGACGGCGGGCTGCCGGCCACCGAGGACGCGGTGCTGCTGCTGTTCCGCACCGACCGCGGCGCCTCCGGGACCGTGACGGTCTCGCAGATCTCCCCCGGCCGGAAGAACCGGCTGTGGTTCGAGGTGGACGGCAGCGCCACGTCGCTGGCCTTCGACCAGGAGAATCCGGAGACACTCTTCGTGGGCAGCCGCGGCGAGAACGCGGCGGTGCAGCGCGACCCCGCCGTCCTGTCCCGCGCCGCGGCCCGGCTCTCGGTGGTGCCCGGCGGGCACCCGATGGGCTATCTCGACTGCTTCGCCGCCTTCGTCCGCGATGTGCACGCCGCCGTTCGCGAGGACGGCACCGGTGGGGCCTTCCCCACCTTCGACGACGCCGCCCGCATGGTGCGCCTCACCGAGGCCGTACTGGAGTCGGCGGCGGACCGTTCCTGGAAAGAGGTCTCCTGA
- a CDS encoding chitinase translates to MTGPVRRLPVRALLTGLVTAAASAGLALTGTGTGTAHAATALPSHIAAPYFEAYNGDSLSGLAAASGNKYLTMAFIQTPSVGSCTPYWNGDSSLPISQGNFGSDIDTIQAGGGDVIPSFGGYAADNSGTEIADSCTNVGSIAAAYEKVITTYDISRIDLDIEDNSLTNSAGIDRRNKAVKQVQDWAAANGRPIQFSYTLPTTTHGLEGGSVGSGSGLAVLQNAVSNGVKLDVVNIMTFDYYDNATHNMATDTQTAAQGLHDQLGQLYPSKTDAQLWNMVGVTEMPGIDDFGPAETFTTANATSVYNWAVSKGINTLSFWALQRDNGGCPGQGGSDSCSGTTQSTWQFSHTFEPFNGGSTPPPANDFSVTLSPAAATVTAGGSATSSVHTAVTTGSAQSVSLSVSGAPSGVTASVSPGSVTAGGNATLSVSTSASAVSGKYTLTVTGTAGGTSHSAAYTLTVTGGTTGCTAAPWSSSAIYVGGNTVSYGGHTWKAKWWTTGETPGTTGEWGVWQDLGAC, encoded by the coding sequence ATGACCGGACCCGTTCGCAGACTCCCCGTCCGCGCACTGCTCACCGGACTCGTCACCGCCGCCGCCTCGGCAGGGCTCGCCCTGACCGGCACCGGCACCGGCACCGCCCACGCGGCCACCGCACTGCCCAGCCACATAGCGGCGCCGTACTTCGAGGCCTACAACGGCGACAGCCTCTCCGGCCTCGCCGCCGCCTCGGGCAACAAGTACCTGACGATGGCCTTCATCCAGACCCCCTCGGTCGGCTCCTGCACCCCGTACTGGAACGGCGACAGCTCGCTGCCGATCAGCCAGGGGAACTTCGGCAGCGACATCGACACCATCCAGGCCGGCGGCGGCGACGTCATCCCGTCGTTCGGCGGTTACGCGGCCGACAACAGCGGCACCGAGATCGCCGACAGCTGCACCAACGTCGGCTCGATCGCCGCCGCGTACGAGAAGGTCATCACCACCTACGACATCAGCCGGATCGACCTGGACATCGAGGACAACTCGCTGACCAACTCCGCCGGCATCGACCGCCGCAACAAGGCCGTCAAGCAGGTGCAGGACTGGGCGGCCGCCAACGGGCGCCCGATCCAGTTCTCCTACACCCTGCCGACCACCACCCACGGCCTCGAAGGCGGCTCCGTCGGCTCCGGCAGCGGCCTGGCCGTCCTGCAGAACGCGGTGAGCAACGGCGTCAAGCTGGACGTCGTCAACATCATGACGTTCGACTACTACGACAACGCCACCCACAACATGGCCACCGACACCCAGACCGCCGCCCAGGGCCTGCACGACCAGCTCGGCCAGCTCTACCCGTCGAAGACCGACGCGCAGCTGTGGAACATGGTGGGCGTCACCGAGATGCCCGGCATCGACGACTTCGGCCCCGCCGAGACCTTCACCACCGCCAACGCCACCTCCGTCTACAACTGGGCGGTCAGCAAGGGCATCAACACGCTGTCCTTCTGGGCCCTGCAGCGCGACAACGGCGGCTGCCCCGGTCAGGGCGGCTCCGACTCCTGCTCGGGCACCACGCAGAGCACCTGGCAGTTCAGCCACACCTTCGAGCCGTTCAACGGCGGCAGCACCCCGCCGCCGGCCAACGACTTCTCGGTGACGCTGTCCCCGGCGGCGGCCACGGTCACCGCGGGCGGCTCCGCCACCTCCAGCGTGCACACCGCGGTGACCACCGGCTCCGCGCAGTCGGTGTCCCTCTCGGTCAGCGGCGCGCCGTCCGGGGTCACCGCCTCGGTCAGCCCCGGCTCGGTCACCGCGGGTGGCAACGCCACCCTGTCGGTGTCCACCAGCGCGTCGGCGGTCTCGGGGAAGTACACGCTGACGGTCACCGGCACGGCCGGCGGCACCAGCCACTCGGCGGCCTACACCCTGACGGTCACCGGCGGCACCACCGGCTGCACCGCGGCGCCGTGGAGCAGCTCGGCGATCTACGTGGGCGGCAACACCGTCTCCTACGGTGGCCACACCTGGAAGGCCAAGTGGTGGACGACCGGCGAGACCCCCGGCACCACCGGCGAGTGGGGAGTCTGGCAGGACCTCGGCGCCTGCTAG
- a CDS encoding RICIN domain-containing protein, translated as MTQVSAGPGTPARTPRHRRRTAALAAALLIPVGAGVALVSAPDAGAATIPTAAATVTGVGSGKCVDARAAATGNGTAVQQYTCNGSTAQQWQFTATDSGYYRIGAASAPSQVWDETNVSTADGAPTQLWLYGGGSNQQWQPVAESSGAFHFVNRNSGKCLDVPSASTADSVQLQQFTCNGSAAQSFNVSGSGGGTTPPPTGNDPDLGPNVVTFDPSMSASSIQSRLNTVFNQQQTNQFGGQRYAVLFKPGTYSADVNVGFYTEVAGLGLNPDDVTINGAVHAEADWFQGNATQNFWRDAENMSVNPTGGTDRWAVSQAAPYRRMHVRGNLALDDGGWSSGGFISDTKVDGQIRSGSQQQFLTRDSTMGSWSGSNWNMVFVGDQGAPAQSFPTYTTVASSPTIREKPFLYVDGSGNYQVFVPALQSNASGTTWSGKTPQGQSLPIDQFYIVKPGATASDINAALAAGKNLLVTPGVYHLNQTLNITRPDTVVLGLGLATLVPDNGITAISTSDVDGIKLAGLLIDAGTTNSQQLMQIGPAGSSATHATDPTSLSDVFFRIGGATVGKATQSLVINSSNTIIDHTWIWRADHGNGGTVGWTTNTADTGLVVNGNNVTAYGLFVEHFQKTQVLWNGQGGRTYFFQNEMPYDPPNQGAWMNGSSQGYPAYKVADSVTSHEAWGLGSYCYFSSNPSVVSANAFQVPNTSGVRFHDMVTVSLGGTGTISHVINTTGAAVNSGHQVTDLTSYP; from the coding sequence GTGACCCAGGTATCCGCCGGGCCCGGCACGCCGGCCCGCACCCCCCGCCACCGCAGACGAACGGCCGCCCTCGCGGCGGCGCTTCTGATACCCGTCGGCGCCGGCGTCGCACTGGTCTCCGCCCCCGACGCCGGGGCCGCGACCATCCCCACGGCCGCGGCCACCGTCACCGGTGTGGGCAGCGGCAAATGCGTGGACGCCCGTGCCGCCGCCACCGGCAACGGCACCGCCGTCCAGCAGTACACCTGCAACGGCAGCACCGCACAGCAGTGGCAGTTCACCGCCACCGACAGCGGCTACTACCGGATCGGCGCCGCCTCGGCCCCCAGCCAGGTCTGGGACGAGACCAACGTGTCCACCGCCGACGGGGCGCCCACCCAGCTGTGGCTGTACGGCGGCGGCTCCAACCAGCAGTGGCAGCCGGTCGCCGAGTCCAGCGGCGCCTTCCACTTCGTCAACCGCAACAGCGGCAAGTGCCTCGACGTGCCGAGCGCCTCCACCGCGGACAGCGTCCAGCTCCAGCAGTTCACCTGCAACGGCAGCGCGGCGCAGTCCTTCAACGTCAGCGGCTCCGGCGGCGGCACCACGCCCCCGCCCACCGGCAACGACCCCGACCTCGGCCCCAACGTGGTCACCTTCGACCCGTCGATGTCGGCCTCGTCGATCCAGTCCCGGCTGAACACCGTCTTCAACCAGCAGCAGACCAACCAGTTCGGCGGCCAGCGCTACGCCGTGCTGTTCAAGCCCGGCACCTACAGCGCCGACGTCAACGTCGGCTTCTACACCGAGGTCGCCGGACTCGGCCTGAACCCCGACGACGTCACCATCAACGGCGCCGTGCACGCGGAGGCCGACTGGTTCCAGGGCAACGCGACCCAGAACTTCTGGCGCGACGCCGAGAACATGTCGGTCAACCCCACCGGCGGCACCGACCGCTGGGCCGTCTCGCAGGCCGCGCCCTACCGGCGGATGCACGTACGCGGTAACCTGGCGCTGGACGACGGCGGCTGGTCCAGCGGCGGCTTCATCTCCGACACCAAGGTCGACGGCCAGATCCGCTCCGGCTCCCAGCAGCAGTTCCTCACCCGGGACTCGACGATGGGCAGCTGGTCGGGCTCCAACTGGAACATGGTCTTCGTCGGCGACCAGGGCGCTCCCGCCCAGTCCTTCCCGACCTACACCACGGTCGCCTCCTCGCCCACCATCCGCGAGAAGCCGTTCCTGTACGTCGACGGCTCGGGCAACTACCAGGTCTTCGTGCCCGCGCTGCAGTCCAACGCCTCCGGCACCACCTGGAGCGGCAAGACCCCGCAGGGCCAGTCGCTGCCCATCGACCAGTTCTACATCGTCAAGCCCGGCGCCACCGCGTCCGACATCAACGCGGCCCTCGCGGCGGGCAAGAACCTGCTGGTCACCCCCGGCGTCTACCACCTCAACCAGACGCTGAACATCACCCGTCCCGACACCGTCGTGCTGGGTCTCGGCCTGGCCACGCTGGTGCCCGACAACGGGATCACCGCGATCAGCACCTCGGACGTCGACGGCATCAAGCTGGCCGGCCTGCTGATCGACGCCGGCACCACCAACTCCCAGCAGCTGATGCAGATCGGCCCGGCCGGCTCGTCCGCGACCCACGCGACCGACCCGACCAGCCTGTCCGACGTCTTCTTCCGGATCGGCGGCGCCACCGTCGGCAAGGCCACCCAGTCGCTGGTGATCAACAGCAGCAACACGATCATCGACCACACCTGGATCTGGCGCGCCGACCACGGCAACGGCGGCACGGTCGGCTGGACCACCAACACCGCGGACACCGGACTGGTGGTCAACGGCAACAACGTGACGGCGTACGGCCTGTTCGTCGAGCACTTCCAGAAAACCCAGGTGCTGTGGAACGGCCAGGGCGGCAGAACCTACTTCTTCCAGAACGAGATGCCCTACGATCCGCCCAACCAGGGCGCCTGGATGAACGGTTCGTCGCAGGGCTACCCCGCCTACAAGGTCGCCGACTCGGTGACCAGCCATGAGGCCTGGGGACTTGGCAGCTACTGCTACTTCAGCTCCAACCCCTCGGTGGTCTCCGCCAACGCCTTCCAGGTGCCCAACACCTCCGGCGTGCGCTTCCACGACATGGTGACCGTCTCGCTGGGCGGCACCGGCACGATCAGCCATGTCATCAACACCACGGGTGCCGCCGTGAACAGCGGCCACCAGGTCACGGACCTGACCAGCTACCCGTAA
- a CDS encoding S53 family peptidase encodes MRTVRPRSSAAVAAVGATALTAAALIAAPIGGAAAAAPAGHAPAVKPVPAVAGHRLIHGVSSPLSIAQCQATWGINCYSPLQYRQAYDLNPLYRAGVTGKGRTIVVVDSFGSPTIQHDLDVYSAQWGLKSSKVQVVKWGHVPPFDPTNPDHTGWAGESTLDVEMAHAVAPDAHIVLVETGVAETEGVTGLPEMMDAEKSLIDHGVGDVITQSFGATENTFPGFGKGDFSSIQKLRYAFQDAARHGVTVLASSGDGGPTDAMADGSTDYPYPVNSWPSADPLVTSIGGTQLHLDDKGDRVAPDSVYNDYGAGGGGQSHVFTRPAYQNGVRNVVGARRGTPDISMAAAVDGGAWVYSSYDPTATGWDVYGGTSEASPLFSGIVALADQLGGHRVGDIHQALYTLAKGNAKFTGVVDVKDGTDNSYDGVTGYTAVKGYDMATGVGTLDAARFVPALAVTSWRR; translated from the coding sequence ATGCGCACAGTCCGTCCGCGGTCCAGCGCCGCGGTCGCAGCGGTCGGGGCCACCGCCCTCACCGCCGCCGCCCTGATAGCTGCCCCGATCGGCGGCGCGGCGGCCGCCGCCCCCGCCGGTCACGCACCGGCCGTCAAGCCGGTGCCCGCGGTCGCCGGCCACCGGCTGATCCACGGGGTGAGCAGCCCGCTGAGCATCGCCCAGTGCCAGGCGACCTGGGGCATCAACTGCTACAGCCCGCTGCAGTACCGGCAGGCGTACGACCTCAACCCGCTCTACCGCGCCGGCGTCACGGGCAAGGGCCGCACGATCGTCGTCGTCGACTCGTTCGGCTCGCCGACCATCCAGCACGACCTCGACGTCTACAGCGCCCAGTGGGGCCTCAAGAGCTCCAAGGTCCAGGTCGTCAAGTGGGGCCACGTGCCGCCGTTCGACCCGACCAACCCCGACCACACCGGATGGGCCGGCGAGAGCACCCTCGACGTCGAGATGGCGCACGCGGTGGCGCCGGACGCGCACATCGTGCTGGTGGAGACCGGGGTCGCGGAGACCGAAGGCGTCACCGGGCTGCCCGAGATGATGGACGCCGAGAAGTCCCTGATCGACCACGGCGTCGGCGATGTGATCACCCAGAGCTTCGGGGCGACCGAGAACACCTTCCCCGGCTTCGGCAAGGGCGACTTCTCCAGCATCCAGAAGCTGCGGTACGCCTTCCAGGACGCCGCCAGGCACGGCGTGACCGTGCTGGCCTCCTCCGGCGACGGCGGCCCGACCGACGCGATGGCCGACGGCAGCACCGACTACCCGTACCCGGTCAACTCCTGGCCGTCGGCGGACCCGCTGGTCACCTCGATCGGCGGCACCCAGCTGCACCTGGACGACAAGGGCGACCGCGTCGCGCCCGACAGCGTCTACAACGACTACGGAGCGGGCGGCGGCGGCCAGTCGCACGTCTTCACCCGGCCCGCCTACCAGAACGGCGTCAGGAACGTGGTCGGCGCCCGGCGCGGCACCCCGGACATCTCGATGGCCGCGGCGGTCGACGGCGGCGCGTGGGTGTACTCCAGCTACGACCCGACGGCCACCGGCTGGGACGTCTACGGGGGCACCAGCGAGGCCAGCCCGCTGTTCTCCGGCATCGTCGCGCTGGCCGACCAGCTCGGCGGCCACCGGGTGGGCGACATCCACCAGGCGCTGTACACGCTGGCGAAGGGCAACGCCAAGTTCACCGGCGTGGTGGACGTCAAGGACGGCACGGACAACAGCTACGACGGCGTCACCGGTTACACCGCGGTCAAGGGCTACGACATGGCGACCGGCGTCGGCACGCTGGACGCCGCGCGGTTCGTTCCCGCGCTCGCTGTCACGAGCTGGCGGCGCTGA
- a CDS encoding Gfo/Idh/MocA family protein — protein MTSGPVGVALVGAGVISTQYLTALSTFADVRVLAVADLDVERARAAADAHGVPEAGDVTSVLAIPEVEIVVNLTIPAAHAEVAGAALRAGKHVYGEKPLALAPADGAKILAEAHAAGLRVGSAPDTFLGAGLQSAARAVSSGVIGEPVAVTAVTQGPGPEKWHPSPEFLFQYGAGPLFDIGPYYLTALVALFGPVSRVSATARQARAERVIGSGPKAGVSFAVEVPTHVQALLDFASGPSASATFSFDSAVSRRMIEITGTEGTLSLPDPNRFDGPLQVQAFGEEDWRELPVTGSTAGRGMGVLDMARAIRGGTEHRASGELAQHVLELMSTITESADRHTVLPLESGAPAVPVLPEGWDPVAATLT, from the coding sequence ATGACCAGCGGACCTGTCGGCGTCGCCCTGGTCGGCGCCGGGGTGATCAGCACGCAGTACCTGACGGCGCTGTCGACCTTCGCCGATGTGCGGGTGCTCGCGGTGGCCGACCTGGACGTCGAGCGGGCGCGGGCCGCCGCGGACGCCCACGGGGTGCCCGAGGCCGGGGACGTCACCTCGGTGCTGGCGATACCCGAGGTCGAGATCGTCGTGAACCTCACCATCCCGGCCGCGCACGCCGAGGTGGCCGGTGCCGCGCTGCGGGCGGGCAAGCACGTCTACGGCGAGAAGCCGCTGGCCCTCGCGCCGGCCGACGGGGCGAAGATCCTCGCCGAGGCGCATGCCGCCGGCCTGCGGGTGGGCAGCGCGCCCGACACCTTCCTGGGCGCCGGGCTCCAGTCCGCCGCGCGGGCGGTCAGCTCGGGCGTGATCGGCGAGCCGGTCGCGGTGACGGCGGTGACCCAGGGACCCGGCCCGGAGAAGTGGCACCCGAGCCCGGAGTTCCTGTTCCAGTACGGCGCCGGGCCGCTGTTCGACATCGGCCCGTACTACCTGACGGCGCTGGTCGCGCTGTTCGGCCCGGTGAGCCGGGTGTCGGCGACGGCCCGGCAGGCGCGTGCCGAGCGGGTGATCGGTTCAGGGCCGAAGGCGGGTGTCTCCTTCGCGGTGGAGGTGCCGACCCATGTGCAGGCGCTGCTGGACTTCGCGAGCGGCCCGAGCGCGTCGGCGACCTTCAGCTTCGACTCGGCGGTCTCCCGCCGGATGATCGAGATCACCGGCACCGAGGGGACGCTGTCGCTGCCCGACCCGAACAGGTTCGACGGACCGCTGCAGGTGCAGGCGTTCGGCGAGGAGGACTGGCGGGAGCTGCCGGTGACCGGCTCCACCGCCGGACGCGGCATGGGCGTGCTCGACATGGCCCGCGCCATCCGGGGCGGCACCGAGCACCGCGCCTCGGGTGAACTGGCCCAGCACGTGCTGGAGTTGATGTCCACCATCACCGAGTCCGCGGACCGGCACACCGTACTGCCGCTGGAGTCCGGCGCCCCGGCGGTGCCGGTACTGCCGGAGGGCTGGGACCCGGTGGCAGCGACGCTCACCTGA
- a CDS encoding sugar phosphate isomerase/epimerase family protein — translation MKLGFLTACLPQLQLDEIAAWAASHDYQALEVATWPSTGSRDFEASHIDVTDFGKRQADEVRALFEQHGLTLSALAYYENNLHPDPARRSEIAAHVRANVDAAALLGVPYVGTFIGRHPGLSVKENIAQAERELPPLVEYAGERGVRIIIENCVMEGWHPDGYPGNLAYSPELWEWMFDLGLYLNYDPSHLLWLGIDPVTALHPYVDRIPHAQAKDAQLDPRARDRYGFLGRAVERADGWDSGWWRYRVPGLGDVDWRRIVDTLYEGGFTGVLSVEHEDPVWSGDTTRITQGLEIAHRTLRPLIVG, via the coding sequence ATGAAGCTGGGCTTTCTGACCGCCTGCCTGCCGCAGCTGCAGCTGGACGAGATCGCCGCGTGGGCGGCCTCGCACGACTACCAGGCGCTGGAGGTGGCCACCTGGCCGTCCACCGGGTCACGGGACTTCGAGGCCAGCCACATCGACGTCACCGACTTCGGCAAGCGGCAGGCCGACGAGGTGCGCGCGCTGTTCGAGCAGCACGGGCTGACGCTCTCGGCGCTGGCCTACTACGAGAACAACCTGCACCCCGACCCGGCCCGCAGGTCCGAGATCGCCGCCCACGTACGGGCGAACGTCGACGCGGCGGCGCTGCTCGGCGTGCCGTACGTCGGCACCTTCATCGGCCGGCACCCGGGCCTGTCGGTGAAGGAGAACATCGCGCAGGCCGAGCGCGAGCTGCCCCCGCTGGTGGAGTACGCCGGCGAGCGCGGCGTGCGGATCATCATCGAGAACTGCGTGATGGAGGGCTGGCACCCCGACGGCTACCCTGGCAACCTCGCCTACTCCCCCGAGTTGTGGGAGTGGATGTTCGACCTCGGCCTCTACCTCAACTACGACCCCTCGCACCTGCTCTGGCTGGGCATCGACCCGGTGACGGCGCTGCACCCGTACGTCGACCGCATCCCGCACGCCCAGGCCAAGGACGCGCAGCTCGACCCGCGGGCCAGGGACCGCTACGGCTTCCTCGGCCGTGCGGTGGAGCGCGCCGACGGCTGGGACAGCGGCTGGTGGCGCTACCGGGTGCCGGGGCTCGGCGATGTGGACTGGCGCCGGATCGTGGACACCCTTTACGAGGGCGGCTTCACCGGGGTCCTGTCCGTGGAGCACGAGGACCCCGTGTGGAGCGGGGACACCACCAGGATCACCCAGGGGCTGGAGATCGCCCACCGGACGCTGCGCCCGCTCATCGTGGGCTGA
- a CDS encoding sugar phosphate isomerase/epimerase family protein, giving the protein MATPLSIQLYTLRDQIAADRDGTLTRLAEIGYRSVEPYDPTADPAGFRRTADQLGLSVTSTHAYALFSKDAGEVFDAVGTIGTDLAIIPGGIDHDEFTSADGLQRVADTLNGFAAKAAEHGMRIGYHNHWWEIEPRFEGRTALEVLAGLLAPEVFLEVDTYWAAVGGADVPELLGSLGDRVLALHVKDGPGVKGEPHTAVGKGTIDVPSILAAAPEAVRIVELDSCAGDVFEAVAESHAYLTALEGRS; this is encoded by the coding sequence ATGGCAACGCCCCTGAGCATCCAGCTCTACACCCTCCGGGACCAGATCGCCGCCGACCGCGACGGCACGCTGACCCGGCTCGCCGAGATCGGCTACCGCTCGGTGGAGCCCTACGACCCGACTGCGGACCCGGCCGGCTTCCGCAGGACCGCGGACCAGCTGGGGCTGAGCGTCACCAGCACCCACGCCTACGCGCTGTTCAGCAAGGACGCCGGGGAGGTGTTCGACGCGGTCGGCACCATCGGCACCGACCTGGCGATCATCCCCGGCGGGATCGACCACGACGAGTTCACCAGCGCCGACGGGCTCCAGCGGGTCGCCGACACGCTGAACGGGTTCGCGGCCAAGGCCGCCGAGCACGGGATGCGGATCGGCTACCACAACCACTGGTGGGAGATCGAGCCGCGCTTCGAGGGCCGGACCGCGCTGGAGGTGCTGGCCGGGCTGCTCGCGCCGGAGGTCTTCCTGGAGGTCGACACCTACTGGGCGGCGGTCGGCGGCGCCGACGTACCCGAACTGCTGGGCTCGCTCGGCGACCGGGTGCTGGCGCTGCACGTCAAGGACGGTCCCGGCGTCAAGGGGGAGCCGCACACCGCGGTCGGCAAGGGCACCATCGACGTGCCGTCGATCCTCGCGGCGGCGCCGGAGGCGGTGCGCATCGTGGAGCTGGACAGCTGCGCCGGCGACGTCTTCGAGGCCGTCGCCGAGAGCCACGCCTACCTGACCGCACTTGAGGGGCGTTCATGA